In Ostrea edulis chromosome 4, xbOstEdul1.1, whole genome shotgun sequence, a single window of DNA contains:
- the LOC125670372 gene encoding carboxylesterase 1F-like — translation MWKVFLLVIISTCALECASDTNEVTIQTRLGSIIGTRHTTYMNKGTVYEFLNIPYGKAPIGHFRFQKPRPYGAWSSTLNATKLGPVCLQSTNQNFKYPGFAEDCLKLNIYIPNDLHSTNNKSVMVWVHGGAFAFGSGGLYDGGMLSLVGDVIVVTINYRLGIFGFLSSRNTQAKGNAGLWDQILAFNWVRYNIGDYGGNPNDVTIFGESAGGFSVSIQSLIPSNRGLFHKVISQSGVANSFLALSNSTSSTVEVGKNVGCVYNDHSLNDHSFIDCMKGVDSDVLLQAVDVVNSKLGLNTIMQIPFGPIVDGELIRRDPVLILSDETSSEFNFYQSLDILTGTCTGEGSLVVDLSVAFQNSINFNFSQGVPTRDMSHTLIPYFTKTLFNSSAGASNIICERYCVRNDNEEQGRQFLNMWSDAAFVAPATQALKYHSHNMQRSTTYQYVFYDELSYTTPAEASWYKGSAHATDVFYMFFYEKLKSTGNFTEGAGVLVDQLRSYWTNFAKTGNPNGPGLPHWKQYDEGTSHPYMALQSLKTAVGTNYREDYTDFWDKDVRSILNSGCGHDDCAVPIVG, via the exons ATGTGGAAAGTCTTCCTCCTTGTGATTATTTCGACTTGCGCTTTGGAATGTGCATCTGATACAAATGAAGTTACTATCCAAACAAGGCTTGGCAGTATCATAGGTACACGCCATACCACTTATATGAATAAAGGAACTGTGTATGAATTTCTCAATATACCATACGGTAAAGCACCAATCGGCCATTTTAGATTTCAAAAACCACGTCCTTATGGAGCTTGGTCCAGCACACTAAACGCAACCAAACTGGGTCCAGTTTGTCTTCAATCAACTAACCAGAATTTTAAATATCCAGGATTCGCTGAAGATTGTCTCAAGCTGAACATTTATATTCCAAATGACCTTCATTCTACAAATAACAAATCTGTCATGGTTTGGGTTCATGGTGGCGCATTTGCATTTGGATCTGGGGGCTTGTACGATGGAGGCATGCTTTCGTTGGTCGGGGACGTCATTGTGGTGACGATAAACTATCGTTTGGGAATTTTTGGATTTCTTTCTTCGAGAAATACGCAAGCAAAAGGAAATGCAGGACTGTGGGATCAGATTCTCGCCTTCAATTGGGTAAGGTATAACATTGGAGACTATGGTGGAAATCCAAATGATGTAACAATATTTGGGGAATCTGCTGGGGGTTTCAGCGTTTCAATTCAATCCTTAATTCCGAGCAACAGGGGACTCTTCCATAAAGTGATATCTCAAAGTGGAGTTGCTAATTCCTTTTTAGCTCTTTCCAATTCTACATCTTCTACTGTTGAAGTTGGTAAAAATGTTGGATGTGTATACAATGATCACTCACTTAATGATCATAGTTTCATTGATTGTATGAAAGGAGTAGATTCTGATGTCCTTTTACAAGCAGTTGATGTAGTCAATAGTAAACTTGGACTGAACACCATCATGCAGATTCCATTTGGACCAATAGTAGATGGAGAGCTTATTCGTAGGGATCCAGTTTTGATACTGAGTGATGAAACATCCTCtgaattcaatttttatcaGTCTTTAGACATACTGACAGGAACCTGTACCGGGGAAGGATCTCTAGTAGTGGATCTTAGTGTAGCATTTCAAAATTCTATTAACTTTAATTTTAGTCAAGGCGTCCCTACACGTGACATGAGCCATACTTTGATACCTTATTTTACAAAGACATTATTCAACAGCAGTGCTGGTGCTTCAAATATTATTTGTGAAAGGTACTGTGTAAGGAACGACAATGAAGAGCAAGGGCGACAGTTTCTAAACATGTGGAGTGACGCTGCTTTTGTTGCCCCTGCCACCCAGGCTTTGAAATATCATTCTCATAACATGCAAAGATCAACTACTTACCAATACGTTTTTTATGATGAGCTATCCTATACGACTCCTGCTGAGGCTTCTTGGTACAAGGGATCAGCACATGCTACGGATGTGTTTTACATGTTCTTTTATGAGAAACTGAAATCGACCGGCAACTTCACAGAAGGCGCAGGCGTTTTAGTGGACCAATTACGATCATACTGGACAAACTTTGCGAAAACGGG taatCCCAACGGTCCCGGTTTACCACATTGGAAACAATACGATGAAGGTACCTCACATCCATACATGGCCCTCCAATCGTTGAAAACTGCCGTAGGGACAAATTACAGGGAGGATTATACGGATTTCTGGGATAAGGATGTTCGTAGTATATTAAATAGTGGATGCGGTCACGATGATTGCGCGGTTCCTATTGTGGGATAA